One Pieris brassicae chromosome 11, ilPieBrab1.1, whole genome shotgun sequence DNA window includes the following coding sequences:
- the LOC123716608 gene encoding nucleoside diphosphate kinase 7 isoform X1, with product MEGAYKEKYSFVGEWYDNQASLVRRFNVFYYPNDDTIEMYDLKNRKTFLRRVKVNGIALDNFFIGSSLFILGRLVKIVDFACEHTKEKLHKDMEVTFALIKPIPSKITGKIITHFFEHNLKITKMKKARLTGDDVNYLYRSQLSDPTFPFLLEHLTGDLVYGMELVGKDAVALSKQIIGDKDPMKAKPGTIRALYGTDPVKNCVDVSSDAETAIQDVEYFFPSPPFHLSRLRLTATLSNCTLCIVKPHAIREGKLGAVFEAIDEGGFDITALNMFIVENINAAEFYEVYKGIVQEYKGMVEELASGSCIAMEIVAKDKRTNTAVEFRKLVGPSDPEIARLLRPNTMRANLGKTKVQNAIHCSDLAEDGLLEVEYFFKILNL from the exons atg GAAGGtgcatataaagaaaaatactcaTTTGTAGGAGAATGGTATGACAACCAAGCAAGCCTTGTAAGAAGATTTAACGTATTTTACTATCCCAACGATGATACAATCGAGATGTATGATCTGAAGAACAGGAAGACTTTTTTAAGAAGAGTAAAGGTGAATGGTATAGCACTTGACAATTTCTTTATTGGAAGTTCCCTTTTCATATTAGGAAGATTGGTCAAAATTGTTGATTTTGCATGTGAACACACAAAGGAAAAACTGCACAAGGACATGGAAGT CACATTTGCGCTAATAAAACCAATTCCATCAAAAATTACTGGTAAAATTATCACCCACTTCTTTGAACACAATCTTAAGATAACTAAAATGAAAAAAGCCCGCCTCACAGGGGATGAtgttaattatctttatagATCTCAATTATCAGATCCCACATTTCC attTCTTTTGGAGCATCTAACAGGAGACTTAGTGTATGGTATGGAGCTTGTTGGTAAAGATGCTGTTGCCCTCTCCAAACAGATAATTGGTGATAAAGATCCAATGAAAGCTAAACCAGGCACTATAAGGGCACTTTATGGAACTGATCCTGTTAAGAACTGTGTTGATGTGTCCAGTGATGCTGAAACTGCTATTCAG gatgtggaatatttttttccttcaccacCATTTCATTTATCAAGGCTTCGATTGACAGCCACCCTGTCAAATTGCACCCTTTGTATTGTGAAACCACATGCCATACGTGAGGGTAAACTTGGTGCCGTGTTCGAAGCAATTGATGAAGGTGGATTTGATATCACAGCTTTGAATATGTTCATAGTTGAGAATATCAATGCGGCAGAGTTCTATGAAGTTTATAAGGGAATTGTTCAAGAGTATAAG GGAATGGTAGAAGAGCTTGCAAGTGGGTCGTGTATTGCAATGGAAATTGTTGCGAAGGATAAGCGTACTAATACAGCTGTTGAGTTCAGAAAATTAGTGGGACCATCTGATCCG gaaaTTGCAAGATTATTACGTCCAAATACAATGAGAGCTAATCTTGGAAAGACAAAGGTGCAAAATGCTATACATTGCAGTGATTTAGCAGAGGATGGCTTACTTGAAGTGGAATATttcttcaaaattttaaatttgtaa
- the LOC123716608 gene encoding nucleoside diphosphate kinase 7 isoform X2: MKKARLTGDDVNYLYRSQLSDPTFPFLLEHLTGDLVYGMELVGKDAVALSKQIIGDKDPMKAKPGTIRALYGTDPVKNCVDVSSDAETAIQDVEYFFPSPPFHLSRLRLTATLSNCTLCIVKPHAIREGKLGAVFEAIDEGGFDITALNMFIVENINAAEFYEVYKGIVQEYKGMVEELASGSCIAMEIVAKDKRTNTAVEFRKLVGPSDPEIARLLRPNTMRANLGKTKVQNAIHCSDLAEDGLLEVEYFFKILNL; encoded by the exons ATGAAAAAAGCCCGCCTCACAGGGGATGAtgttaattatctttatagATCTCAATTATCAGATCCCACATTTCC attTCTTTTGGAGCATCTAACAGGAGACTTAGTGTATGGTATGGAGCTTGTTGGTAAAGATGCTGTTGCCCTCTCCAAACAGATAATTGGTGATAAAGATCCAATGAAAGCTAAACCAGGCACTATAAGGGCACTTTATGGAACTGATCCTGTTAAGAACTGTGTTGATGTGTCCAGTGATGCTGAAACTGCTATTCAG gatgtggaatatttttttccttcaccacCATTTCATTTATCAAGGCTTCGATTGACAGCCACCCTGTCAAATTGCACCCTTTGTATTGTGAAACCACATGCCATACGTGAGGGTAAACTTGGTGCCGTGTTCGAAGCAATTGATGAAGGTGGATTTGATATCACAGCTTTGAATATGTTCATAGTTGAGAATATCAATGCGGCAGAGTTCTATGAAGTTTATAAGGGAATTGTTCAAGAGTATAAG GGAATGGTAGAAGAGCTTGCAAGTGGGTCGTGTATTGCAATGGAAATTGTTGCGAAGGATAAGCGTACTAATACAGCTGTTGAGTTCAGAAAATTAGTGGGACCATCTGATCCG gaaaTTGCAAGATTATTACGTCCAAATACAATGAGAGCTAATCTTGGAAAGACAAAGGTGCAAAATGCTATACATTGCAGTGATTTAGCAGAGGATGGCTTACTTGAAGTGGAATATttcttcaaaattttaaatttgtaa
- the LOC123716608 gene encoding nucleoside diphosphate kinase 7 isoform X3: protein MELVGKDAVALSKQIIGDKDPMKAKPGTIRALYGTDPVKNCVDVSSDAETAIQDVEYFFPSPPFHLSRLRLTATLSNCTLCIVKPHAIREGKLGAVFEAIDEGGFDITALNMFIVENINAAEFYEVYKGIVQEYKGMVEELASGSCIAMEIVAKDKRTNTAVEFRKLVGPSDPEIARLLRPNTMRANLGKTKVQNAIHCSDLAEDGLLEVEYFFKILNL, encoded by the exons ATGGAGCTTGTTGGTAAAGATGCTGTTGCCCTCTCCAAACAGATAATTGGTGATAAAGATCCAATGAAAGCTAAACCAGGCACTATAAGGGCACTTTATGGAACTGATCCTGTTAAGAACTGTGTTGATGTGTCCAGTGATGCTGAAACTGCTATTCAG gatgtggaatatttttttccttcaccacCATTTCATTTATCAAGGCTTCGATTGACAGCCACCCTGTCAAATTGCACCCTTTGTATTGTGAAACCACATGCCATACGTGAGGGTAAACTTGGTGCCGTGTTCGAAGCAATTGATGAAGGTGGATTTGATATCACAGCTTTGAATATGTTCATAGTTGAGAATATCAATGCGGCAGAGTTCTATGAAGTTTATAAGGGAATTGTTCAAGAGTATAAG GGAATGGTAGAAGAGCTTGCAAGTGGGTCGTGTATTGCAATGGAAATTGTTGCGAAGGATAAGCGTACTAATACAGCTGTTGAGTTCAGAAAATTAGTGGGACCATCTGATCCG gaaaTTGCAAGATTATTACGTCCAAATACAATGAGAGCTAATCTTGGAAAGACAAAGGTGCAAAATGCTATACATTGCAGTGATTTAGCAGAGGATGGCTTACTTGAAGTGGAATATttcttcaaaattttaaatttgtaa
- the LOC123716655 gene encoding nucleoside diphosphate kinase 7-like has protein sequence MVYDYFDKYTFLCEMYDEEGDEIVELVLNFFPFDGSVQIINTKKGKTLLRRVQLPPLKLEMLQIGNVVNIFSKLLHITDCAPLTRRTLFKNVESTFALIKPIPPSEHGKILTFIMKNGFRIVRMKNGKISKDFAIILYHNISGSNMMPIIIDYITSGEVIGLELVAPDAVKKWRQCLGATEPSEAAPGTLRNLYGENTLKNIAHGCNTSEEATQMLELFFGYEKGIPRIPFRATLKNCTCCIIKPHAVIDGNIGSILEVIATSKKFYVSAIALFSVKLMNAEEFYEIYKGVLPEYEAMCIHLAEGKCVALEVKSDDASINIVSEFRKVCGPRDPDLARQLYPESIRALYGKSILYNAVHCTDLPEDGELEVEYFFKLLAND, from the exons ATG gTTTATGATTACTTCGATAAGTATACATTTCTATGCGAAATGTATGATGAAGAAGGTGACGAGATCGTGGAATtagttcttaattttttcccttTCGATGGCTCTGTACAAATAATCAACACGAAAAAGGGTAAAACTCTTTTGAGACGCGTACAATTGCCTCCATTAAAATTAGAAATGCTGCAAATAGGTAATGTTGTGaacatattttcaaaattactgCACATCACCGACTGTGCACCTTTGACTCGAAGAACTCTGTTTAAAAATGTGGAAAG TACTTTTGCTCTGATTAAACCCATCCCACCTAGCGAACATGGCAAAATTTTAACGTTCATCATGAAAAACGGATTTCGAATTGTGCGGATGAAAAATGGCAAGATTAGCAAGGACTTTGCAATTATACTTTACCATAACATTTCGGGAAGCAATATGATGCC AATAATCATAGACTACATCACGAGCGGAGAGGTTATTGGCCTAGAACTAGTTGCTCCTGACGCTGTAAAAAAATGGCGCCAATGTTTAGGGGCAACCGAGCCATCAGAAGCTGCTCCAGGAACTTTACGTAATTTGTATGGAGAAAATACACTAAAAAACATTGCTCATGGTTGTAATACTTCAGAGGAAGCAACCCAA aTGTTAGAGTTGTTTTTTGGTTATGAGAAAGGCATACCACGAATACCATTTAGAGCTACTTTGAAAAACTGCACATGCTGCATTATAAAACCTCATGCTGTTATTGATGGTAATATTGGCTCCATTCTGGAAGTTATTGCTACATCTAAAAAATTCTATGTATCAGCCATAGCTCTGTTTTCTGTTAAACTGATGAATGCAGaggaattttatgaaatatataaaggtGTTCTGCCAGAATATGAA GCAATGTGCATACATTTAGCTGAAGGGAAATGTGTTGCACTAGAAGTAAAGTCTGATGATGCAAGTATAAACATTGTGTCTGAATTCAGAAAAGTTTGTGGACCTAGAGACCCT GATTTAGCTCGACAACTGTATCCCGAATCTATAAGAGCTTTATACGGAAAAAGCATTTTGTATAATGCAGTCCATTGCACAGACCTCCCAGAAGATGGTGAACTTGAagtggaatatttttttaaattacttgccaatgattaa